In Nostoc piscinale CENA21, the genomic stretch TGCTATTAACACAATTTTTTTGACACATAAAAAAGTTATTAAAGATTTCTAGCACTTTTTATTTTTAACGCAACTTAATTTACAAGATATGAAGGAGAAATTATATGCTAAAAACAACCCAGTGGCAAACATTAAATGATTGCGAAATGAACTCAGAAAATTTGCAAGCATTACTGAGAAACGAGATTCCATCAATTCGGATTTCTAAATTTTCTTCAATTGAAGAATGCCACAAATTAGCTTTAGCTATTGAAAAAGTTGGGTTTGATTTCTATAGAAATGTAGAACCGCCAATCGGTAGAATTGGAACTACCCAATTTGAATATAGAAATAGAGATAAATCGGGATATTTCGATGCAGTTAAAAAAGCTAGTCAAACTTATAATAAAGTTACTTCTTTAGCTTTTGATCCACTAAAACGTTTAGCAACTATTTTGCGTCAAAATGTATCAAGTAAAATAGAAATTGCTTACGAAAATGAAAATTATGGATATTATTTTGCAGGATTGATCCGCCAGATTAATATTGCCTTGCTCCATATAGACTTTGCCCAGTTAGATGCTCCAGATTGGAGAATAGGAAATATTAGCTCACAGCTAGTCTGGAATCTATATATAAAAGCACCTAGCCAAGGTGGTATTTGCAAGGTCTACAACCGCCAGTGGCAGCCTGACGATGAAAAATATAAAATTCCTGGTTCGTATGGCTACAATTCTTCCTTAGTAGCTAACTCAGAAGTAAAGCAGAATATTCCAATCACAGGAGATTTAGTTATCTTTAATAGCCGTAATTTTCATGAAGTCTTACCAGGCATTGGAGAGCGTATAACAATTAGCTCTTTTATTGGAAAAATGCCAGGAGGTGATTTAGTGTTTTGGTCGTAACTTATTTGATGTAGTGTAGACTGAAACACTGCGCTACATCAAATAAGTTATGTCATTATTGTTGGAGTATGATTTCAGAAATTAACAACAAGGCGTAATTGTTCTAAACAAAGGAAATATGAAATTACTCAAATTTATAGCTAATTTTGAGATTTCCTTTTTGACGTTTGGCTTTAGTAATTATTACACCTTTTAATTCATTAAGTGATTTTAAATGAGTTCCTCCACATGGAGTTGGATGAAGATTGCCAATTGTCACAACTCTCAAAGGTTTCCCAGGAGGTAAATTACTGGGTATATTAGACCAACGCGCTGCTAATTCTTCTGGTGTAATTAGTGAAGCTTCTACACTAGTAACTTGATTTAAAGCTGCACTAATTTTTGTATTCACTTCAGCAATAAATGTTTCGGAATTTTCAAATGAGGGGCTTCCTTGAAACTCTACATAGGAACCATCGGGAAAATGATACCCTTTAAATGCAATTAGATTTTGATCAAGGGATTCGACGATAGTGTACATAAGATGTCCAGCCGTATGAGCCTTAGCATTTTGTATCCGACGGGCTTCATCAACATATAAAGTTACCTCTTCACCTTTTTCTAAAGATACAGATGAAAAGTCTCCATAATGACGAACATCCCCATCTACAAAACTTACGAAAGTGATAGGAATTTTAATTCCTTTAGCTTCAATAGTGCCTACGTCTGAAGGCTGACCACCACCTTGCGGATAAAATATAGTGCTATCTAATACACAATAATTACCCCGTTCATCATTGGCAATATACTCAACATGAGCCTTATCAGTAAATTTATAAGTATCTTCAAGATAAGCAAGTACTGTGGACATAAATCTCTCAATTTGAGTTTGATGATGGTTATTTCAAAGAATATAATAAACTACGAAAAATTAATTTTTCAGTGATTTGATAATATTACATTTAATAGACCGCAAAATTATATAATTTTTTGTCATTGGTGTAGCGATCGCACAATTGATGGGAGTTTAACGAAATCTGTGTAACAGTAAGGGCTTGTGGGCGTAAGCCCTCACCCAATTTATTATGTCTTATACCAATTCAATAAAAGAATGCGACAAATGTATAAGTTGGGTTAAACGAATTTAAACCCATCATATACAAAGTTTTGATTTTTTTGGGTTTGGAGGTGTGACTAAGCAAAATCTTTACATCCCTATACCCAGTTTCAACGGCTAATATTTGTATGTAAATCCTAATTTTATAAATGTTCTTTCCATACTCTTAACTGTCTTAACTGTCTTAACTGTCTTATTAAATAGGTTAAATGTCTTAACTGTCCATCTAACCTAAGTTAATTATCTTCTTAACTGTCTTAACTACTATTGCATTTTATTGATAAAGCTGAGATCATCTATCTGCTGGATAAAATTAAAAAACAATAAATAAATCAATATAATAATTTAAAACTAAAAACAATTTAATTTATGAACAAAAATAATCTAATAAGGATATAAAAGCTAATGCAGTTAAATAATCATAGTCAAATTTTAGCAACTTCAAATAATAAGATTTTGACGAATCAAAAAGTAGAAGTTGCTATTCGGTCGAGTTTGACTGTAGATGATTGTGTAGTAAGAGAAAGACAAACCCAAACGCGAAAACAGGAAATAGTAGCCTATATAGTTCCATCAAATGTATTCGCACCTGAACAATTGTTGTCTCACCTGCAAACAATTCTGCCTAGCGAATTAATACCCACAGCATTCGTACCAATATCCACCATACCCATAACAGATACAGGTTTGGTAGATGAAGAAACTCTAGCCAACTTAGAAGTTATTGACTCTGACTTAGTGCGCCTCATAGAAGGGCAATTAGAGTCATTGTCCGAAATTGAACGTGTTGCGGTGGTTGCCGAACCAAGAGTTACAAGTATTCCTCCTGTGCATTTGGAGGATTTGCTAGGTGATATACAGATTACTTCTACAAATAGCCAACAAGAGGTAGAAGCCACTACACCTAGTCAGAAGATAGAAAAGAATCCGTTCCCATCAAAGAAGTTAGCTATTAGTCATGGCGAAGCACTACAATGCTCCGAAGATGCTCCCAAAACTTTAGCCCAAGTATTGCAACGAGCTGCTAAAACTTCAACTAAAGGTATTATTTACATTCAATCTGATGGTAGTGAGAGAGTTCAATCTTATCGCCAATTATGGCAGGATGCTCAAAGAATTTTAGCTGGATTAAGAAAGCTAGGACTCCAGCCACAAGATAAAGTAATTTTTCAACTAGAAGATAATCAAGATTTCCTGAGCGGTTTTTGGGCTTGCATGCTAGGGGGCTTTGTTCCTGTACCAGTATCTATTGCCCCAACATACGAACTAGGCAATAGTACCGCCAGTAAATTACAAAATACTTGGCAGATGTTGGGGAAACCCCTAGTACTTACAAGTGTTTCTTTATCTTTGAATATTGATAGTTTTTTCAAGCTGTTAAACTTACAAAACTTTCAAATTGCAACTGTTAAAAAGTTGCGTGAGTGCGAACCAGATTTGCAATTACATCAAAGTCAGCCAGAAGATTTAGCGATTTTGCTTTTGACCTCTGGAAGCACTGGAATACCCAAGTGTGTGATGCTTAATCATCACAATATATTGAGTATGACAACTGGCTTAATTTTAATGAGTCATTTCTCAAGCGAAGAAAGCGTTTTAAACTGGATGCCTTTGGATCATGTCGGTGCATTGGTATCTCTAAGTATTATGGCTGTGAGTTTAGGTTGCCAACAAATCCATGTACCAACTGACTTGATTGTGCAGAATTCATTCAAGTGGCTAGATTTAATTGACAATCATCAAGCAACGATTAGTTGGGCCCCTAACTTTGCCTTTTCTCTGATTTGCGATGCCTTTGGCGACCTGCGGAATCGCGCTTCTGATATTAAGAAAAAACACTGGGATTTATCATCAATGCGTTTTATTATCAACGCAGGAGAACCCATTGTTACTAAGATAGCCAGGAGTTTTTTAAAGCTGCTTCGCCCTTATGGTTTGCCAACCGATGCAATTCATCCAGCCTTTGGAATGAGCGAAACTTCTTCTGGTATTACTTACTCTGACAGCTTTGCTCTAGAAACTTCATCGGATGATAGTTTATTTGTCGAATTAGGTTTACCAATTGCTGGTGCTTGGTTGCGGATTGTTGATGAAAATGAACAGGTAGTTACAGAAGGTACAATCGGTCGTTTACAAGTAAAAGGTGCATCTGTTACCAGTGGTTACTATCAAAATCTCCAAGCAAACCAAGAAGTTTTCACCACCGATGGTTGGTTTAATACAGGAGATTTAGGATTTCTCAATCAAGGGCGTTTAACGATTACTGGAAGGCAAAAAGATGTCATTATCATCAATGGACTCAATTACTACTGTCACGAAATCGAGGCCGCCGTTGAAGAACTCGAAGGAGTAGAAGTTTCCTATACAGCTGCTTGTGCAGTCAGACAAGCAGGAATTAATATAGATAAACTAGCCATATTCTTCAATACTGCTGTTGCTGATGATGCCAGTTTAGTTACTCTGCTTAAGGAAATTCGGACTGCTGTTGTCAACAAAGTAGGGATAAATCCAGATTATTTAATTCCAGTAAATAAAGAAATTATTCCAAAAACTGCGATTGGGAAAATTCAGCGATCGCAACTCAGCCAACGCTTCAATTCAGGCGAGTTCAAATCAATCATTAAACCCATTGATATCTTACTTGGTAACAGTAATACCATTCCCAACTGGTTTTACCGTCAAGTATGGCAACCTAAATCTTCCATTGCTTTTAATTCTAATCTAAATGTTACTAATTCCACTTTAGTGTTTCTAGATTCTTGCGGATTGGGTCAATATTTATGTCAAATATTGTCCGAAAATAACCTGCCATACATAACTGTTTCACCCAGAGAAGATTTCCGCAAAATCAATCGTTCACATTACACGATTACCCCAGGACAAGCCAAAGATTACCAACTATTATTAGAATCCCTAGCAGCAGATAATATTATCATTGGGCAGATTCTACATTTATGGACTTATGAACAGTATATTGGCGAAGTCAAAAGCAGTGATGCTCTTGAACAAGCACAAGAACATGGGATATACAGTTTATTGTTCTTGACTCAAGCTTTAGCCAAAGTTCAGGGTGCTAATCATGGGGTTCAATTACTATTTATTTCTTCTAATACTCAGTCTATCTCTGTAGATGATTCCATAGCTTACGAGAAATCAGCAGTATTAGGGCTACTGAAAACGATTCCTCAAGAATTACCTTGGTTGAACTGTCGCCACATTGATTTGCCCGTCGCTAAAGTGGAAACAAACGGAGCTTTTATTTTACAAGAGATACAAGTTTCTTCTAAGGAACGAGAGGTAGCTTATAGAAATGGGCAGCGTTTTATTCCTCGTTTAGAACAAGTTGATTTTACAAGCCAACCTAAATCCTCAATTAGCTTCAAACAAGGTGGAACTTATTTAATCACTGGAGGACTGGGTGGTATTGGGATTGAGATTGCGCGATATTTACTGCAACATCACCAAGCTAAATTACTGTTAGTTGGCAGAACTCCTCTAACTCTAGAAAAAAGCATAAAAATCTATCAAGAATTAGAGCCTTTGGGAGGAGAAGTAATTTACGAAGCTGTTGATATTTGTGATTTACAACATCTGCAAATAATAGTTGCAGAAGTACAAAGCAAATGGGGTAAAAATCTGGATGGAATACTTCATTTAGCTGGTGCTTTTCATGAGCAACTTGTAGTTGATGAAACCCAAGAAAGCTTAATATCTATACTGTATCCCAAGGTTTTGGGATCATGGACGCTGCATCAATTAATCAAAGACAATCACGGCAGTATTTTTATTAACTTTTCTTCAGCACACGGTTTTTTTGGTAGCACGGCTGTGGGTGCTTATGCTGCTGCTAATAGTTTTTTGGACTGCTTTTCTCATTACCAAAATACCCACAGTGAATTAGCAAGTTATTGTTTCAGTTGGAGTATGTGGGATGATACAGGGATGAGTCAAGGATATCAGATGAAAAATCTGATCCGCGCTAAAGGTTTCTATATCATGTCTTCCTCTCAAGCAATATCTTCAATGCTGACTGGCTTACAACATCAGCAAACAAATCTATTGATAGGTTTGGATGGTAGTAACCAAAACATTCAACGTTGGCAATCTCAATTCTTTAACTTACAGAAGTTAACAGCTTATTTCACTGCCAGTAATAACGAGGTTAAATTACTAGATTTGCAAGTACAAGACCGCTTTGGTACTTCTTGCACTTGCAACTTAGTACAACTGAACGAAATGCCTTGTCTGGAAAATGGCGAAATTGACCGCACCAGCCTAATGAGGAAAATTAACTCTCAGGAAATTAAGGAAAGAATAGAACCACGCAACGAGATAGAGTACAAAATTGCTCAATGTTGGCAGCAAGTTCTGAAAGTGCCACTTTTAGGCATTTATGATAACTTTTTCGAGTTAGGAGGAAATTCCTTGCTAGCTGGTCAAGTAATTGCGCGGTTACGCGAAGATTTCTCTCTAGAACTGTCTCTTCAGCGTTTGTTTCAAACGCCTACTATTGCTGGTTTAGCTCAAGCTATTGAAGCAATTCAAATATTAACTCAAAACAAAAATACTTTTATTAAAACTCTCGAACAAGAATACGAAGAGGATTATTTATAAAATGTCAGTATTGGAATTTTTATCTTTATTAAATACTTTAGATATCAAAATTTGGATTGAAGAGAATCAGTTACGCTATCGCGCTCCTAAAGGAGCAATGACAGCAGAAATAAAGCAGGAACTTCAGGAACGAAAAACAGAAATCTTGGCTTTTCTGCAAGAAGCTCAAACAGCTACACAATTAACTTTTGTCCCTCTAGTTCCAGTTTCTAGAGATAAAGATTTGCCTTTATCTTTTGCCCAGCAGAGGATATGGTTTCTTTATCAATTGGATGGAGAAAGCTCATTTTACAATGAAAGTTTCCAACTGCGAATTGTTGGTAAGCTCTCTGTCACAGCTTTAGAACAGAGTATCAACGAAATTATTCGTCGTCATGAAGTCTTACGGACTAACTTTCCTACAGTAGAAGGTGTCCCCACTCAGGTTATCAGACCTAATTTGACTATCACCATACCTGTGATAGATGTGCAGGACTTAACAGAAGCTTCAGTAAAACAGATAGTCACTCAGGAAGTTAGCCAGCCCTTTGACTTGGAGACAGATCCTTTAGTTAGAGTCACTCTACTGCGACAAGAACCAGAATCTCATTTGTTGATATTAACCATGCACCACATCATTATGGATGGTTGGTCAATGGGGATATTCTTTAAAGAATTAGCAGCACTCTATCCAGCTTTTACACAAGGAAAAGCGAGTCCCTTACCAGAGTTAACGATACAATATGCTGATTTTGCTCTCTGGCAACGCCAATGGTTAACTCAAGAGGTTCAAGAAAAACAACTTAATTACTGGAAACAACAGTTAGCAGGCGCACCGCCTTTGTTGGAGTTACCAACAGATTCTCCTCGTCCTCCAGAGCAGACTTTCGCTGGTGCTACCACCGAATTTCACATTGATGCAGATTTAACCTCTCAACTGGTAGCCTTCAGCCAAAAGTCAGGTGTTACTTTGTTTATGACCCTGCTGACAGCTTTTGCTGTTTTCCTGCATCGTTACAGTGGTCAGGATGACCTTTGTATTGGTTCTCCTTTTGCTAACCGCGATCGCCAACAAACTAATCCACTAATTGGCTTTTTTGTCAATACCTTGGTGCTGCGTACTCAGGTTGTAGGAAATCCTACCTTCTCCCAGTTACTCGAAAAAGTCCGTTCTGTAGTCTGGGATGCCCATGCCAACCAGGACATCCCATTTGAGCAGGTGGTAGAAGCACTACAGCCGGAACGTTCTCTTGGCTATAACCCTCTGTTTCAGGTGTTGTTTGTTCTCGAAAATTTCTCCCTCGATACTTTAGAGTTACCTGGCGTTAGTCTGACCCCAGAGATGGTAAAGCGTGGTACGTCTAAGTTTGATTTAAGCCTCTCGATGTGGCAGACACAACAGGGATTAATTGGGTCGTGGGAATATAACAGCGATTTGTTTGCGACAGAGACAATTGCAAGGATGATAAGTCATTTTCAGACTTTGTTAGCAGCAATAGTTACAGACCCTCATCAGAAAGTTGGGGAATTACCTTTATTAACCCCCTCAGAACGACATCACTTGTTAGTCGAGTGGAATGATACTCAAGTAGACTATCCTGTTGATAAGTGCATCCATCAGTTATTTGAGGAGCAGGTTGAGAAAACCCCTGATGCTGTGGCTGTGGTGTTTGAGAATCAAAAACTTACTTATCATCAATTGAATTGTCGTGCTAACCAGTTAGCTCATTACTTGCGCTCATTGGGTGTAAAACCAGATGTGTTGGTGGGTATTTGTGTAGAG encodes the following:
- a CDS encoding 2OG-Fe(II) oxygenase, whose product is MLKTTQWQTLNDCEMNSENLQALLRNEIPSIRISKFSSIEECHKLALAIEKVGFDFYRNVEPPIGRIGTTQFEYRNRDKSGYFDAVKKASQTYNKVTSLAFDPLKRLATILRQNVSSKIEIAYENENYGYYFAGLIRQINIALLHIDFAQLDAPDWRIGNISSQLVWNLYIKAPSQGGICKVYNRQWQPDDEKYKIPGSYGYNSSLVANSEVKQNIPITGDLVIFNSRNFHEVLPGIGERITISSFIGKMPGGDLVFWS
- a CDS encoding alanine--tRNA ligase-related protein, which encodes MSTVLAYLEDTYKFTDKAHVEYIANDERGNYCVLDSTIFYPQGGGQPSDVGTIEAKGIKIPITFVSFVDGDVRHYGDFSSVSLEKGEEVTLYVDEARRIQNAKAHTAGHLMYTIVESLDQNLIAFKGYHFPDGSYVEFQGSPSFENSETFIAEVNTKISAALNQVTSVEASLITPEELAARWSNIPSNLPPGKPLRVVTIGNLHPTPCGGTHLKSLNELKGVIITKAKRQKGNLKISYKFE
- a CDS encoding SDR family NAD(P)-dependent oxidoreductase — protein: MQLNNHSQILATSNNKILTNQKVEVAIRSSLTVDDCVVRERQTQTRKQEIVAYIVPSNVFAPEQLLSHLQTILPSELIPTAFVPISTIPITDTGLVDEETLANLEVIDSDLVRLIEGQLESLSEIERVAVVAEPRVTSIPPVHLEDLLGDIQITSTNSQQEVEATTPSQKIEKNPFPSKKLAISHGEALQCSEDAPKTLAQVLQRAAKTSTKGIIYIQSDGSERVQSYRQLWQDAQRILAGLRKLGLQPQDKVIFQLEDNQDFLSGFWACMLGGFVPVPVSIAPTYELGNSTASKLQNTWQMLGKPLVLTSVSLSLNIDSFFKLLNLQNFQIATVKKLRECEPDLQLHQSQPEDLAILLLTSGSTGIPKCVMLNHHNILSMTTGLILMSHFSSEESVLNWMPLDHVGALVSLSIMAVSLGCQQIHVPTDLIVQNSFKWLDLIDNHQATISWAPNFAFSLICDAFGDLRNRASDIKKKHWDLSSMRFIINAGEPIVTKIARSFLKLLRPYGLPTDAIHPAFGMSETSSGITYSDSFALETSSDDSLFVELGLPIAGAWLRIVDENEQVVTEGTIGRLQVKGASVTSGYYQNLQANQEVFTTDGWFNTGDLGFLNQGRLTITGRQKDVIIINGLNYYCHEIEAAVEELEGVEVSYTAACAVRQAGINIDKLAIFFNTAVADDASLVTLLKEIRTAVVNKVGINPDYLIPVNKEIIPKTAIGKIQRSQLSQRFNSGEFKSIIKPIDILLGNSNTIPNWFYRQVWQPKSSIAFNSNLNVTNSTLVFLDSCGLGQYLCQILSENNLPYITVSPREDFRKINRSHYTITPGQAKDYQLLLESLAADNIIIGQILHLWTYEQYIGEVKSSDALEQAQEHGIYSLLFLTQALAKVQGANHGVQLLFISSNTQSISVDDSIAYEKSAVLGLLKTIPQELPWLNCRHIDLPVAKVETNGAFILQEIQVSSKEREVAYRNGQRFIPRLEQVDFTSQPKSSISFKQGGTYLITGGLGGIGIEIARYLLQHHQAKLLLVGRTPLTLEKSIKIYQELEPLGGEVIYEAVDICDLQHLQIIVAEVQSKWGKNLDGILHLAGAFHEQLVVDETQESLISILYPKVLGSWTLHQLIKDNHGSIFINFSSAHGFFGSTAVGAYAAANSFLDCFSHYQNTHSELASYCFSWSMWDDTGMSQGYQMKNLIRAKGFYIMSSSQAISSMLTGLQHQQTNLLIGLDGSNQNIQRWQSQFFNLQKLTAYFTASNNEVKLLDLQVQDRFGTSCTCNLVQLNEMPCLENGEIDRTSLMRKINSQEIKERIEPRNEIEYKIAQCWQQVLKVPLLGIYDNFFELGGNSLLAGQVIARLREDFSLELSLQRLFQTPTIAGLAQAIEAIQILTQNKNTFIKTLEQEYEEDYL